The Engystomops pustulosus chromosome 4, aEngPut4.maternal, whole genome shotgun sequence genome contains a region encoding:
- the FAM193B gene encoding protein FAM193B: MTRRRNKQGSIRKERGLGQHRPGKGSPSSDGADTDARGSPEEMGTGGQVLPSSSEFVQTCCLLCHREKKDWLESSSHNGLLSPVDEIPASFMPTLAQNLLGEMPLWICQSCRKSVEEEERQAVPEQPLAVSLSHTSCKSQTCGGGSHSSSSSSSSSSSSTSSSSSSSSSSSSSSSCQGNSGDWDPSSFLSAHKLSGLWNSQHSSGNPGAGSTGEKGNGLSASPEHVSKTSKLSGLKVCPYSPSGASTGTLPTSLNFCKSPKQFKTMCHRPLSPGEAYHSPELHRHSDPSAPPNSPTGLSSQQPTSPHSPPPPHLSSAAGLSSPTAPSTATVCATSAAHRGSHITGSSSSLLKVNSPPPPLSACSHPCNGHCSGTNALQGGNTPGTTNRDATCRGHKFSNVSNCLATQPCEADEGLGEDEDSSSERSSCTSSSTNQRDGKFCDCCYCEFFGHNTPPPAPTSRNYPEMREKLRSRLTKRKEEVPQKRHLPGEQAVDHRDVDELLDFINSTEPKNTSSNKAAKRARHKLKKKEKALQEAGSQKSSDVYCSNGEESGTSSSGEKLLQWPQLELERVNSFLTSRLEEIKNTIKDSIRASFSVYDLNLDVNDFPKKAAVLEQKNLLSHLNGSSDLQEIDLDLTPLTLNVSKGQDAKQDDVKPSPQPAENGVVKRLSAVPNLSRMIWVQSQKNSESGNNMDTTSGLIPDKVSSISERLQGQCVTGSRVKKSKKQSLQTRKCESQNGDALLAKSTAQGTKAQQRTLLEKTEDISRQGPDTVNCVNFRPDKDKNESCGSEWTDVKSNSGSKSKSRKSRNKMDKPNISVDDVFLPKDLDSMEMDEIDREVEYFKRFCLDSAKQTRQKVAVNWTNFSLKKTTSNMAQ, translated from the exons ATGACCAGGAGGCGGAACAAGCAGGGGAGCATCAGGAAGGAGCGGGGACTGGGGCAGCACAGGCCGGGGAAAGGCTCCCCTTCTTCTGATGGAGCAGACACAGATGCAAGAGGAAGCCCTGAGGAGATGGGCACAGGCGGCCAG GTTTTACCGTCTTCGAGTGAATTTGTACAGACGTGCTGCCTGTTGTGTCATCGAGAGAAGAAAGATTGGTTGGAGTCGTCCTCGCACAATGGTTTGCTTTCGCCGGTAGATGAGATCCCTGCCTCGTTCATGCCCACCTTAGCACAGAATCTTCTGGGTGAAATGCCACTGTGGATTTGCCAGAGTTGTCGGAAGAGtgtagaggaagaagagaggCAGGCAGTTCCGGAGCAACCATTAGCT GTGTCActgtcacacacatcctgcaaGTCCCAAACCTGTGGTGGTGGATCGCACTCCtcatcttcctcatcctcctcttcatcttcctccacatcttcttcttcctcctcatcttcctcctcctcctcttcctcttcttgccAAGGAAACTCTGGGGACTGGGACCCTAGTTCCTTTCTGTCTGCCCACAAGCTATCAGGGCTCTGGAACTCGCAACACTCCAGTGGGAACCCCGGAGCGGGATCTACAG GGGAAAAGGGCAATGGACTCTCAGCATCGCCAGAACATGTCAGCAAAACTTCAAAACTCTCTGGTTTAAAGGTGTGTCCATATAGTCCTTCCGGAGCCAGTACAGGAACACTCCCTACCTCACTCAACTTCTGTAAATCTCCGAAGCAGTTTAAAACCATGTGCCACAGGCCGCTCTCCCCAG GGGAAGCTTATCATTCTCCTGAGTTACACCGCCATTCGGATCCTAGTGCTCCACCCAACAGTCCGACAGGACTCTCTTCACAGCAGCCGACATCTCCTCACAGTCCTCCACCTCCACACCTATCGTCAGCCGCAGGCCTATCCTCTCCCACTGCACCATCTACAGCCACTGTCTGTGCCACGTCTGCAGCTCACAGAGGTAGTCATATAACAGGGTCAAGCTCATCCCTCCTGAAAGTCAATTCACCTCCGCCACCACTGTCTGCCTGTAGCCATCCCTGCAACGGGCATTGTAGTGGAACAAATGCACTTCAAGGAGGGAACACACCAGGAACCACTAACAG GGATGCAACTTGCAGAGGACACAAATTTTCTAATGTGTCAAACTGCTTGGCCACGCAACCTTGTGAAGCAGACGAGGGACTGGGTGAAGATGAAGACAGTAGCTCAGAGCGCAGTTCCTGCACTTCTTCCTCCACAAACCAGAGAGATGGCAAGTTTTGTGACTGCTGCTACTGCGAGTTTTTTGGCCACAATACG CCTCCTCCTGCCCCAACAAGTCGAAACTACCCAGAGATGCGCGAGAAGCTTAGATCGCGTTTGACCAAGAGAAAAGAGGAGGTACCGCAGAAAAGACACCTTCCAGGAGAGCAGGCTGTGGACCATCGGGATGTAGATGAACTCCTTGATTTTATCAACAGCACTGAACCTAAGAACACTAGCAGCAACAAAGCAGCCAAGAGAGCACGGCACAAGCTGAAGAAAAAG GAGAAGGCCCTTCAAGAGGCTGGTAGCCAGAAGTCATCTGATGTTTATTGTTCAAATGGGGAGGAATCTGGAACTTCATCTTCTGGGGAAAAGTTACTTCAATGGCCTCAGCTTGAGTTGGAAAGGGTGAACAGTTTCTTGACCAGTCGGCTTGAAGAGATCAAGAATACCATCAAAGACTCTATTAGGGCCAGCTTTAGTGTCTATGATCTGAACCTTGATGTCAATGACTTCCCCAAAAAAGCAGCTGTGCTGGAGCAGAAAAACCTGCTGTCACACCTTAACGGTTCTTCTGATCTCCAAGAGATTGATCTTGATCTTACACCTCTCACTCTCAATGTCTCAAAAGGCCAAGACGCAAAACAGGACGATGTCAAACCTTCTCCGCAACCTGCAGAAAATGGTGTTGTTAAAAGGTTAAGTGCTGTGCCAAATCTTTCCCGTATGATCTGGGTGCAGTCTCAAAAGAACTCTGAGTCGGGTAATAATATGGACACTACATCTGGCCTTATTCCAGACAAGGTTTCTTCAATCTCTGAAAGACTTCAGGGTCAGTGTGTAACCGGAAGTCGTGTAAAGAAGAGCAAAAAGCAAAGCCTCCAGACACGAAAGTGCGAGTCTCAAAATGGAGACGCTTTACTGGCAAAGTCAACCGCACAAGGAACAAAAGCCCAACAGAGGACCTTACTTGAAAAAACTGAGGACATTTCAAGACAAGGACCAGACACTGTGAATTGTGTTAATTTTAGGCCTGACAAAGATAAGAATGAATCATGTGGATCTGAATGGACTGATGTAAAATCAAATAGTGGTAGTAAAAGCAAATCCAGGAAAAGCAGAAACAAGATGGATAAACCTAATATCTCAGTTG ATGATGTGTTCCTTCCAAAAGATTTAGACAGCATGGAAATGGATGAAATTGACAGAGAAGTGGAGTATTTTAAAAG GTTCTGTCTGGACTCTGCCAAACAAACCCGCCAGAAAGTGGCTGTAAATTGGACCAATTTTAGCTTGAAGAAAACCACTTCCAACATGGCCCAGTGA